GCACCTGGGCTTTTCCGACCGGAGGGTACCGAGTGCGAACGGACTCAGGTGGGGCAGCCTTCCTGGGGAGATTCACCTGGAGCTGAATCCTATCCTTGAGCACCTGTGGCGAGGGGTATGGGCGAGTCATGTTTACCCCCATGCAGCGGAAGGACGTCGTCCCCCTTCGCTGGCGCTCCGCGTGCGGGAGAGGAGGGTCCACAGGGCGCTGTGGGGCGGAGCATTCTCCCTGCTCCCCAAACATGGTCTGAGAGCCGTAGCGCCACCCGCAATCCCGGTTCCTACGCCGTCGCCTGGGACGGCAAGAGTGACAAGGGCGCGGCGCTGCCCCAGGGCGACTACTACGTGTGCCTGGAAACGGCCCGCGAGCACGGTCCCTGCAGTCTCGTGCGCGAGCAGCTGACCGTGGGCGCGGGCAGCTTCAAGAAGACGCTCGGGACCAACAACGACCTGACACTTATGCTGGCCTACCGCGCGATCGGTTGAAAGGTTGATCGAATCTCCTACGACTCAAGTCATGTGATTTCACCATTGACGGGTCTGACGCTCTCCCCACGAGCGTTAGCGCGAGGACTGAAATGGGGTAGACCTCTACTGGTCCTTCAATGCTCTGCTCTGGGTGGTCGGATGCCTTCGTATACCGCGCTTCTCCCCAACCTGCGATAGAGGCTCATTCAAATCTCAGAAAAAACGCGCTCCAATACTGGCTCCAATAGCGTGTCAGAGCGGGAAAATACAAAAGCAAAAATCCCCCGTTGTGGACGGGGATCTTTGGTGGCGATGCCCGGACTTGAACCGGGGACCTAACGATTATGAGTCGTTCGCTCTAACCAGCTGAGCTACATCGCCTCTCCTGGCCTTCTCAGGCGCAGGCAAGAACCTAGCATGGCTGCGGCAAAAGATGCAAGTGGACCTCCAGGTTCAGCGGGAGGCGGCCAGCAGCGTATTCCCCACCGCCCGCCTCAGGGTCTGGATGTCGATGCTCGCGTGCCGTGAAGGATGAACCCGGTTGGTCAGGAGGACCCAGGCCAGCCCGGCTTCCGGCTCGACCCACAGGCCCGTACCGGTAAAGCCCGTATGGCCGTAGGCCTGAGGGCCACACAGCCCGCCGCCGCTCCAGCCCGGGACCATGCCCACAAAAGCCAGTGTGCGCCCCGGCACTTCCAGGCGGAGGGCAGCGGCCTGCGCGGCGGGCGGCAGCCACCCCCCCCGCAGCAGGCCCTCGGCCTGGTTCAGGACGCCTCCGAGGGTGCCGAACAGGCCTGCGTGCCCCGAAAGTCCACCCAGCGCCGCCGCGTTCTCGTCGTGGGTCTCGCCGCGCAGCAGTCGGCCCCGCCACACGCAGACTTCGGTCGCCACGCTGCGCCCCGCCTCCGGTGAGAAGCTCAGGCCCTCGTCGAGGGGAAAGTCGCGCAGGGGCTGGCCGTAGACCCGCTCCAGCACCTGGCCCAGCAGCAGATACCCCAGGTCCGAGTAGACCAGCGTGCCGGCTTCGGCCATCGGCCAGGGCTCCTGCAACAGTCGCGCGCGGATCAGCGCCGCGTCCCCCCAGGTGTACAGCGGAGCCCAGGCGGGCAGGCCGGCCGTGTGACTCAGCAACTGCCTCAGCGTGCGCCTGCGCAGCGGCGTGTCCTGCATCCATGCGAGCTCGGGCAGGAACCGTTCCAGGGGATCGTCGAGGTCCAGTCGTCCCTGCGCGGCGGCACGCAGGACCTGACGCGCCGTGAACAGCGGTTTGGTCAGGCTGGCGAGGTCCCACCACATCCCGGCCTCCAGCGGCACACGTTCGCCCTGGCTCTGGGCAGCCCCAGCGACCAGGGTGCCGCGTGCGCCCGAGCGGTCCACCACGCCCAGGGCCGCGCCGCTCAGGCCGCTGTCCAGGGCCTGCCGCAGCACCCCGGCCGTCGTCTCCGGAATCTTCAGTTCGCTTGGCATGTCCAGCAGGCTACGCTCCGGCGTGTGCCTGCGGTGGGCCGCGGGTCAGTCCAGTTGCCCGGCGCGCGCCAGTTCGTCCACGAACAGCGGAGGCTGGGTCTGCTCGATGCGCTCCCACACGCGGGCCAGGGCGTGGGGGTCCTGAATCGGCGCGGCCAGGGTCAGGCAGGCGAGGTGGTGGGCACACACCAGCCGGACCCCCAGGTCGCCCAGACGCGTCTGCTCGCTCGGGGTCAGGAGGGTGGCGAAGGCGTCGCTGTCACCGATCGCCGGATGGGACCGGCCGCGCAGCGCCGCGCTCAGGAACCTGGACACCTCGGCCGGGTTGAGCCAAAAGCCGAACATCAGCTCGTCGGACAGGCGGTCGAGCAGCCGCATCTCCTCGGGCCGGATGCCCTTCCGCACCAGCCCGCGCGCCAGCTCCTGCCGCTGCAGCCGCCTTCCCGCATATTCGCTCAGGCTCAGGAGGTCGCCGGGCGGCGCGACGCGGCCCCCCACGGCGGCGCGCAGGCGGTAGGCCAGCACGTAGCCCTGAAACTCGCGCAACATCTCCTGAATCCCCCGGTCGGGGGCCACTGGCCCTGGCATGCCGCCGAGTCTAGAAGGGGAGACGACCTCACATGCTGGTCCCGGCCGCAATTGCGCGTCTGGTCCTGCCTTCCGGGGTACACTTCAGGCTCCCGTCTTCGCCGCACGTTCCTGAGGGTCTGTTCCCGGCTGTTCCACGTCGTGCAGAGCTGTACGGAGTTCATTCTGTCCGGTAACAAATCAGGCAGTTGAGGTTGCTCATCTTCTCTAAGCTGCCTTCTCCGACGACCAGGGAGGTCCACTCATGATGCGAAAGAGACTGTTGTCCGGCACGCTGCTGCTCGGTGCGGCGCTGCTCGGCCCGGCGCAGGCCGCCCCCGGG
The genomic region above belongs to Deinococcus gobiensis I-0 and contains:
- a CDS encoding DUF2271 domain-containing protein, producing the protein MGRSILPAPQTWSESRSATRNPGSYAVAWDGKSDKGAALPQGDYYVCLETAREHGPCSLVREQLTVGAGSFKKTLGTNNDLTLMLAYRAIG
- a CDS encoding serine hydrolase domain-containing protein produces the protein MPSELKIPETTAGVLRQALDSGLSGAALGVVDRSGARGTLVAGAAQSQGERVPLEAGMWWDLASLTKPLFTARQVLRAAAQGRLDLDDPLERFLPELAWMQDTPLRRRTLRQLLSHTAGLPAWAPLYTWGDAALIRARLLQEPWPMAEAGTLVYSDLGYLLLGQVLERVYGQPLRDFPLDEGLSFSPEAGRSVATEVCVWRGRLLRGETHDENAAALGGLSGHAGLFGTLGGVLNQAEGLLRGGWLPPAAQAAALRLEVPGRTLAFVGMVPGWSGGGLCGPQAYGHTGFTGTGLWVEPEAGLAWVLLTNRVHPSRHASIDIQTLRRAVGNTLLAASR